In Bacillus marinisedimentorum, the sequence GACGGTGATAAAACCCTCCTGGATACTGCGGTAAGGGAGACTGCCGAGGAACTTGGCATCACAAAAGAAGGTATAGAAGTCATTGCCCCGCTTGATTACCTGGTTACACCTTTCTCTTCGATTGTATATCCTTATCTTGGATTGATCCGGAATCCGGAAGAGATCGTTGTGAATAAAGGAGAAGTGGAGCGTGTATTCACTGTGCCGCTCTCTTTTTTTCAACAAGCCGAACCGCAGAGATACGATCTTGCAATCGAGGTGAAACCGCAGGATGATTTCCCGTATCATCTCATAGAAAAAGGAAAGAATTATGACTGGCGGACCGGAACATTCCCGGAATATTTCTATTTTTATGGGGAGGAAGTCATTTGGGGGCTTACAGCCCGCATTATGCAGCACTTTCTGAAGGAAATGGGAGACTGATGCAAGAAGATCCGCTTTATAAATGACGGGTTCATTTATCGCGGTGAAGTTTTAAAATAGCAAATGATTTAAAGGACGAAATCGCATATGGTGGTTTCGTCCTTTTCGATGTGTATTATGGGGTTAAGCCGGGCATTTTCACATTTTAAGCATCAAAAGATTTATACGGCATGGCGGGAGGTTTGATTTCTTGCAGTGCTTTTTGAAGATGTGAGAGCGTGAGAATGTCTTTTTCGTTAAGTTTTTCGATCATTTGAAGGAAGACTTCCCCTGTCATGATGGCATCGTTCAGGGCATGGTGGCGTTCGTGCTGCTTCACTCCATAACAATCGATAAGGTGGTCAAGCCTGTTGTCGGCATCCGGATGCAGAAACCGGGCGAGTGTGTAGGAGTCGATATACAGCGGATGGAAATCCGGGAGCTCCCATCTGGAAGCTGTCGCCTTTAAAAAGTTCACATCAAAAGAAGCAGGATGGGCCACAAGAATCGTGCCTTTACTGAACTCAAGAAATTTGCCGAATGCCTGGACGAATGGAATACCGTGTTTGATATCGCTTTTTTTGATGCCTGTCAGCTGAAAAATGTTTTTTGGAACTTTGATGACCGGTTTGACAAGCTCATAAAAGTGTTCCTGTTCTTGCCAGTTTAAGCCTGTCCATTTCACTGCTCCAAAAGAAACAACGGCATCACCCACTTCGGGCAAAAAACCTGTCGTTTCCAGGTCGAACACTGTGAACGTGTAGGAAGTGAGCGGCTGGTGAACGGGCAGGTCGTAAAAGTTGCGTTCTTTCATCAAGGATACTGTCCTTTTGTAATAAGGCTTCTGCCTGCCCTGCCGAACTTTGTACTTATAATAAAATTGATCCAGCATATAGTATTTTATAATTTTGAGTTCAATAGGGAGCATGCTTTACACCACGCGATTTCGGTTGAAACTTAATTCAGCGACTTGTTGCATCCTTCTTGCTACTCCAAGAGCTGTCTTGAGCTTCCTGCGCTCATCCTTCGGTAAATCTGTAATTGCCACTTCATTGGACAACGGCCTGTTTTCTTCGAGCTGATCCAGATTAATTCCGATCCTGAAGCTTAGCAAATGGTGCAATGCGAGCATCGTATTTTCCGCGTCACGGGGATGGAACGCCTCCTGTTTCACTAACAATTTCAGGCGTTTCAATGTGTTGGTTTCCTTTATTCCGTACTTGATGGCGTATATGCGCAGGCCGTTCACAATTTGCATGATGGCTGCCTTTTTTAGATTGAGCGTTTTCTTCTTTGCGGTTTTTCCCGGTTTTGGAGCACCTATCCTTCCAAACACACGCGGGACCCGAAAGCGGAGCGTATCCTTTGTCAGAAGCTGCTGCAGTGTATGCGAACGTTTGACCTTCTCGGTCAAGAGTTCGCGCAACTCCTCTGCAAGCGCAAAATCCCCATATATTGGGCGGAAATCGAGAAATATGGTGAAATCACGGATTTCTTCAGCATCGATGTTTGCAATCCAGTCATTTACCGACTGCTTCCATTGATCAATTGATTTTCTCCATTTTTCTTCCTGAGCCATGATTCCGCCGCTGCATTGCGGGAAACCGCAGCGTTCAAGCGTGATATTGATCTTCCTTGCGAAGACAGAAAAATACTCATTGATTTCACCGGAGTTGGGCAAATGTTCATAGCTGTTCAAGATCAAGCCGTTGTCCTGGTCAGTACTGAAGGCCTGTTCCTTTCTCCCTTCGCTCCCCATCACAATGAAACAGTACGGCACTGGCGGCAGGCCGTAGCCTTCTTCTTTCATTTCCTGCTCACACAATTTGATGATTTGCCGGTGGATTTCATCGTTATAGTTTGAAATCAATTCACTAATATCATAAGCAGGCATGTTTTCAGCAAGCATAGCCCGGACAAAATGCTGAAATTTCCTGTTGTTTACAGGGGACAGATTGATCAGGCGCTCCACCTTTTCTGCTCTCGTCACCTGAAATGTTAAGTCAAGATATTCGGAATCCTGGATGCCGAGAAAGGATTCAGCGGTAAGCATGCCGACCGGGATTCCATCCTTCATGACCGGCACAAGGTCGACATGATGATACTTGAAGTAGGAAAGGGCTTCATACGCGAATGAATCATGGTCAACGGTGAAGGGGTCTTGATTCATCCAGTCTAAAGCTTTGCTGCGTTCTTCTATGGAGCCGTCAGTCAGCACATAATTCATCAATTCCGCTTTTCCGATGACTCCAATGACCTCCGTACCATCTTTGGAACTGACCATCACCCCATTCGTTTCGTGTTCCTTTATTTTATGGACGGCCCGTTTGAACGGTTCATGCTCATTTATGAAGAGGGGGCTTTCCATAAGTGCCGCCGCTCTTGTTTTGAAGAGACTGATATTCTCTTCCTCTTCAACAGAGCTTTTATTCCGAATTTCATCGTACAGCGATTTCATCCGGTTGCCGATTGATTCAAGGATGATCCTTGAAAACTCTTTATTTCCGGACATGATTTCAAGGAATTTTAATTTATTGAAGCGGATCGCTTTACATTTATCAAGGGCCTGGACGGAAAAGGTCATTTCCCCGCTTGTGAGCATGATCATCAATCCAACAAGATCGCCGGGGTAATAAAACCTCACTGAAAATTGCCGGCCGTTCGTCCTGTGCAGGATATTTTTCGCATGACCGGACAGCAGGAAGTAAATATCCATTTCTTCATCGTCTTCATGAAATATGTATTCGTTTTTTGAAAAAGAGGTTGATCTGGCATCCTCCAGGATGTATGATAACTCTTCTTCTCTCAGTAAATTGAACGGGAATTGTTCTTTTACAACCGACCGGAATGCTTCAGCCTGCATTAATCTCATCCTTTACCTGAAATGCTTTTGTAACTCAAGTATAGCAGATTGACTGTGCGGTATGCGACAGGGAAGGAAACACAAAAAAAGCACTGCCTGTATGGCTGTGCCTGATCCATTTGGGATTTATATGCTTTTGCGGGTTTTACCTTTTCCTGTTTAAACGGGGCTGTAATTTATTGCGCTTTTGGTCCCTGTAGAAAATGAACCCGCCGATGAAAGCAAGTCCGGCGATGAATAACAGCAGTCCGGCAATGAACTGGATAGTAAGTGAAGGAATCGGCGGATTTAAAATGCCGAAAAGCATATCCCTCATCAATTTTATTCCATATCCGGCGGCTATGCCGGGAAGCAGCATGATCAGCAGCGCGATGAATCGGCTCATTTACATAACTCCTCTGAAAGTGATCTCTTTTAAGATGATATATGACAATCATTTGTCAAGTCAATCATAAAACGCTACACTTAAGATATGCAATACTTTGCAACAATAAAGTTTATGACGGTCTGAACGGGGGAGGAAGAGATGCAAAGCGTGATGATAGTCGGCGCCGGAAAAGGCGGGACAGCGATTATAAAGATGATGGAAGAAACGGATGTCCTCGATATAAAAGCTGTTGTGGATATTAACGGAAATGCACCGGGCGTGCAGCTGGCACGTCAACTTGGAATCCCGACCGGAACAGACTGGAGGGGCTTCCTGGAGAAAGGCATCGATATCATCGTCGAAGCTACGGGAGAAGAGAAGGTTTTTGAAAACATACGTGAACAAAGGAGCAAGGAAACTGTTTTGATTCCCGGCTCTGTCGCCTACATCATAGCCACCCTGATGGAAGAGAAAGAAGACCTCATCGGTGAGCTGAAAAACAAGTCATACATACAGGATCTGATTTTGAATTCCACCCACGACGGCATGCTCGGTATAGACAAAGAGGAAAACGTCATCCTTTTCAACAGCAGTGCCGAATATTTAACCGGCCTTTCCAGGCCGGATGTCATCGGGAGAAAATTAAGTGAAATCTATCCGAAAAACGAACTGACGCGCGTTCTTGACACTCAAAAGGTGGAAGTGAACAGGGAACAGGTCCTCGATAACGGCCGAAAGATCATCACGACGCGGATTCCGATGCTGACAGATGACAGCGAGTTGCTTGGCGCCTTCGAGGTCTTCAAAGACATAACAGAAGTCGTCAATCTGGCTGAAGAGATCACCAACCTGAAAGATATCCAAACAATGCTTAAGGCAATCATCCAATCTTCTGAAGAGGCGATATCTGTTGTCGATGAAACAGGCCGCGGTATTGTCATAAATCCTGCATACAGCCGTATCACCGGACTAAGCGAAGATGAAGTGATCGGAAAGCCGGCAACCGCAGATATTTCCGAAGGGGAAAGCATGCATATGAAAGTGCTGAAGACAAGACAACCGGTAAGGGGAGTCCGCATGAAAGTCGGGCCTGCCAATCGGGATGTGCTTGTGAATGTGGCCCCGGTCATTGTGGATGGAAAACTGAAAGGCAGTGTGGGTGTCATCCATGATGTATCTGAAATCAGCTCATTGACCGATGAACTGAAACGGGCGCGCCAGATCATCCGTACCCTTGAGGCGAAGTATTCGTTTGACGACATTATCGGTGAATCAGAAGAGATCAAAGTGGCGATCGAACAGGCTGAACTTGCAGCCGGCACTCCGGCAACAGTGCTGCTCAGGGGGGAATCGGGGACAGGCAAGGAATTGTTCGCCCACGCCATACATAACGGCAGCAGCCGGAAATACAACAAGTTCATCAGAGTGAATTGCGCGGCCCTGCCGGAAAATTTGCTTGAAAGCGAATTGTTCGGCTATGAGGAAGGCGCATTTTCAGGTGCGAAACGCGGCGGAAAAAGGGGTCTTTTCG encodes:
- a CDS encoding NUDIX hydrolase — translated: MRAKNLTDIIESFKNREHHVLGRENFFQSAVLLPLVPKDDDLHVLFEVRARHLKRQPGDICFPGGRKEDGDKTLLDTAVRETAEELGITKEGIEVIAPLDYLVTPFSSIVYPYLGLIRNPEEIVVNKGEVERVFTVPLSFFQQAEPQRYDLAIEVKPQDDFPYHLIEKGKNYDWRTGTFPEYFYFYGEEVIWGLTARIMQHFLKEMGD
- a CDS encoding 3'-5' exonuclease; this encodes MKERNFYDLPVHQPLTSYTFTVFDLETTGFLPEVGDAVVSFGAVKWTGLNWQEQEHFYELVKPVIKVPKNIFQLTGIKKSDIKHGIPFVQAFGKFLEFSKGTILVAHPASFDVNFLKATASRWELPDFHPLYIDSYTLARFLHPDADNRLDHLIDCYGVKQHERHHALNDAIMTGEVFLQMIEKLNEKDILTLSHLQKALQEIKPPAMPYKSFDA
- a CDS encoding DUF294 nucleotidyltransferase-like domain-containing protein, with translation MQAEAFRSVVKEQFPFNLLREEELSYILEDARSTSFSKNEYIFHEDDEEMDIYFLLSGHAKNILHRTNGRQFSVRFYYPGDLVGLMIMLTSGEMTFSVQALDKCKAIRFNKLKFLEIMSGNKEFSRIILESIGNRMKSLYDEIRNKSSVEEEENISLFKTRAAALMESPLFINEHEPFKRAVHKIKEHETNGVMVSSKDGTEVIGVIGKAELMNYVLTDGSIEERSKALDWMNQDPFTVDHDSFAYEALSYFKYHHVDLVPVMKDGIPVGMLTAESFLGIQDSEYLDLTFQVTRAEKVERLINLSPVNNRKFQHFVRAMLAENMPAYDISELISNYNDEIHRQIIKLCEQEMKEEGYGLPPVPYCFIVMGSEGRKEQAFSTDQDNGLILNSYEHLPNSGEINEYFSVFARKINITLERCGFPQCSGGIMAQEEKWRKSIDQWKQSVNDWIANIDAEEIRDFTIFLDFRPIYGDFALAEELRELLTEKVKRSHTLQQLLTKDTLRFRVPRVFGRIGAPKPGKTAKKKTLNLKKAAIMQIVNGLRIYAIKYGIKETNTLKRLKLLVKQEAFHPRDAENTMLALHHLLSFRIGINLDQLEENRPLSNEVAITDLPKDERRKLKTALGVARRMQQVAELSFNRNRVV
- a CDS encoding DUF2627 domain-containing protein — encoded protein: MSRFIALLIMLLPGIAAGYGIKLMRDMLFGILNPPIPSLTIQFIAGLLLFIAGLAFIGGFIFYRDQKRNKLQPRLNRKR
- a CDS encoding sigma-54 interaction domain-containing protein, with the protein product MQSVMIVGAGKGGTAIIKMMEETDVLDIKAVVDINGNAPGVQLARQLGIPTGTDWRGFLEKGIDIIVEATGEEKVFENIREQRSKETVLIPGSVAYIIATLMEEKEDLIGELKNKSYIQDLILNSTHDGMLGIDKEENVILFNSSAEYLTGLSRPDVIGRKLSEIYPKNELTRVLDTQKVEVNREQVLDNGRKIITTRIPMLTDDSELLGAFEVFKDITEVVNLAEEITNLKDIQTMLKAIIQSSEEAISVVDETGRGIVINPAYSRITGLSEDEVIGKPATADISEGESMHMKVLKTRQPVRGVRMKVGPANRDVLVNVAPVIVDGKLKGSVGVIHDVSEISSLTDELKRARQIIRTLEAKYSFDDIIGESEEIKVAIEQAELAAGTPATVLLRGESGTGKELFAHAIHNGSSRKYNKFIRVNCAALPENLLESELFGYEEGAFSGAKRGGKRGLFEEANNGSLFLDEIGEMTLNTQAKLLRVLQENEIVKVGGTKAIPVNVRVIAATNLVLEKAIVDGHFRQDLYYRLNRIPIHIPPLRSRKNDIPLLVPHLIRKINQDYGRNVETISNEALAYLQQYDWPGNVRELENILGRAMIYMKLNEAVMELHHLPELPAASDRAESHSQADQAGYSPELSLTEMEDRFEKEIIKKALDDNNGNKTAAARQLSVSLRSLYYKMEKHHLANYGMQ